Within Oncorhynchus keta strain PuntledgeMale-10-30-2019 chromosome 30, Oket_V2, whole genome shotgun sequence, the genomic segment ATAGACATATGCGTGGTAAACAAAACAGAAATCATTCTATTATGCCCCTTGTCCAACAAAGGGGAAAATTTCCCCCATGCTGTTAGGAAGAGGTAGGGGATGAGGTGTCAAATCCTTACAACTCCTAAGCAATAACAATTATATACAAACAAATATGCCTGAAAACTGGGGGGTTGGTTGGCACAGTCAGGAGTTAAATATGGTAACCACATTCATGGAAAGATGCAAATTTGTACAGCATATTAATATATGTACAAAGACAAATTAAAAGTGGGAGAAATTACTTTTCCCTCCATCTAACCAATAAGCTCATCTGCACAGAAATAAAGACATGTGGGCAGAGAAGGCCAGTCTCAGTGCAAATGATCCAGCTTGCGAAGCCGCAGGGGGTTGGGCAGGGCCTGTGGGTTCGGGACAGCGGAAGCCTCTTGGTCAGGGGAGCGGAAGAGCACCCTACCCCGATGATTGAACATGTAGAAAGATGGGTGGTTCCTCAACGTGTCAAATGTCCTGAAAAATGGGAAGAGGGTATTGAGTCTAGTTTAAACTATACTCATGTTTTCAGTGAGATGGGTCAATAACAACATAGGGTTATCCATATAGGAAAGTCCATGACTAATATGAAATGGTGGCTTACTTGTTTTTCAGCTCTGAGGAGGCATCCATTTCTTTGAACTCTCCCGCAATGTGGACTATACCATAAATGGTCAGAACAAACGCTAACAAAGTCTGTAAGACAATCTGCAAAACAAAATGAAAATATGGCAAACGGAGCAATGAATACAATAGATAAACATCAAcgaatataataaataatataaaattAACTAGCAGTATTATACAACAGTATTAAATAACTTACATCTACTGGTAGGGTTTCATTTTCTTTTTCTGTCAGACGCATGTAGGATCGATCTGGTGGTAGAAGAGAATAACATTTATCACACTGGAAGCAATGTGGTTACAGTTAAGACCAAAACAAGTTGGTAGCCTCGTTCCATCCATAACAGAGGTATATTCACTCCTttttaaacggaagcaaacgaaaCGCCTTTCTGAATTTGTCCAATTTTTATTTGCAAAACGGAACtgtggactaatgattacaccccagatTTTGCAATCTAATTTGCATAACTGTTAGTACTTGGACTTGGGGAGCAGAGGGTCCTTGTTTTCATTTTAACGAAGGCTTAGTTAgtcaattaaaatatatatatatatttcatgctAACATTGTACTAACATATCGCGTTGGCAAGCAGACATTGACTGATCTACAAACAATGACTATTTATTTATGAtacaaggtgatttgtagatcagtcagcaGTCGCCTGCACTATCGGCTGCAATGTTGAAAAAGCCCATTGTTAGCTACTGTAGCTGCTTGCAGTGACAATAATATGATATACTAAGTAGTTAACTAACTAAATAGCTAGTTAGTAGTTAGATATGTCTGGCATATTAACTAATTTCCATTGCTTGCTAAACTGTTTTGATTGATGTGGAATggaaattagctagctagctcgcgCTAGTTAACAGGCCGCAGTTCACTGCATGGCTGATATCTATGTGGATTTTGATCTAAAGAGCAAAATAAAAACCCAGATATGATCATCTTCTTTTTTGATATCGCACTTACGTTGAGCGGCTGAGAAAGCTGCATGAGCCAAGGCAAATAGACCAACACATACAACACCTTTCCAAAAAGACGAAGCCATCTTCATGAGGAAAGAAAGGAAATGAACAGTGTCGCTACAAAATGTCGTAAGCGATGAAGATGAACCCGGAAGTGGAATATTgatcccttcttcttcttctggggatttttaaaaatgtcggatggcaaccaactttaaggtgcttTACCGCAACCAACTGGACCTTTAGTGTAGACAAGAGACGGAAGGTCGAAACCTACCCAATGTTCTCAATATTCTAATCTCACGAAGGAAATGAAATCCATAATTAAATACTACATCCCCTGATAATTTCCCCAAAGTAGTCAAATGCCTTCTTTTTCACTGGCTAATGTCTCCCAAATCATAGGAagccccacccagttgactactttaaaatggtggaagccttcaatggcaatgtccatgctaaaacGAGTCCTCTATCTTTCTCTAACAGGCACCACTcagatataaagttgtttttatTTGCCTGAAATGCCACCTGCGTTtacttatatcagtgcattcctAACAACCTTATTATTTGACAAAATAAGCCTCACATAGAAAATAAGCAATTCCatttttttgttgaccaaattcgacaaTTTCTCAATGGCCTCCATTCAAAAATCCTTCACATCGTAGGTTTATTTTCATGCAAAGATTTTGGGCTGAGTAAAACCTTTAcccttcgcctcttcctctctgatctCGTGGATTAAGAGATTAACAGCCTTTTTAGTCCATTACAGAGCACACATTGAATATATGTTTGATTTAGGATCGAATTATGCTACCCTTCATATCAGCTTTGCTTCCTTTACAGTTTTCAAACAAGGACTTCTATTCTAAAGTTTCTTTAAACATTTTTACCTGGAAGTAGTTACTTTAatctttttttctccaaaaatggGTTGTTCCACCGCTAAACCCAATTACAAAGAAGAATAAGAAGAAGGGATGCTTGCCCAAAAAAGTGATGTTAGGATATATAAATTATCCTGTACAAACTTTTTTTGCCAAATACATTAAATTAcattgttacaggtgtcaagcttatgtgcttgtggcagcagtgtgtaggagggaggttcctatgtgtgagaagtgtgcagaagacaaaggaatgtgtagcatgGGGAAAGTAGTGGTATATGTTAGTtgtaggggtggggtggggtgccCATGGAGCTGGGGATCAACCtgtgagagaggcaggttgaggtttccagggttagagtagtgcagaagttgtcttatgctgaggcagtgaagaaagtagaggaagatggttcaaggggagggatcctgagaagAGTGGTGTGAGCAGTAGACCTGTACCAGTACAGAAGGATAGTGATATATGCTTCAGAAAGATTGGATTTTTAGCATTTATAGAAATGGTTACTGTACTGCAGGGATTGTATGTAAGTCGCAGAAaattgaggttgtggtggcagctgcagataGGTATTTGGGTGTATGAGATTTGACTTCAGAAGAGTGGTGGTGTCCCGTCCTTTCCGGCTTTTGGCCTGAGGCATGACTATATATAtgtaaatagtggagtagggtggtgaGTTTTTAGTGCGTGTACTGTTAGATGGTAaggtatttgtttatttatttttattttcaagCAAGTATAAAGGAGTTATACTCCtgtctagtaggtggcggtaatgcaaaaTGTATTGGATGCCAATCGCCGCTAAATCTTATCGAAGAAGAAGGGTTGTTCCTGAGCTAGCCACGCACGATATTCTGTTTCTGCTAGATATAAGGAACTGCTTTTGTTTCAGTTTAAAATAAACAAAGGCTTGATAAGAAACACCGTAGACATGGCAGAGGCGATTCAGAAGAAATTACAATCGGAGCTAGAAAAATACCAGCAGATGCAAAAAGGtatgtagctaacgttagctcgctAACTAGCTAACGTGAGCTATAGCTGTAATGTTACATGTATGGTACATCTCTGCTGGCATGGTCATTTATTGTTACCTCAGCAGCTAGCTAGAAATTGACATCTGTCTGGTTATACTGTAACAGCTAGCTATTAGGTCAAGTAACAAGTAACTTGCAAAATGTGCATTATTCTTGAAATCTAACGTTAGACAACTGCCCTTTTGCTACCTGATCTTCCATACCCATTTAAAGCGtatctttatttaaaaaaaaacgttaTTTCAGTTTCAGAATAATCAGGCAAGTTAACTGGTTAACATCTTGaacctgctttgtagtatacccctctgaTCTTCCATCCCATAGGATCGGTCTTAGGATCTTACGATAGGTCGTCGTAAGATCAATCGTTTGTACAGTTGGCTACACCCTATGCAGCATAGTATTACCATAGACATGACCATAGAAATGGATAATAGCTATGTTCTATTTACATCACTCAGTATCACTGGTCCTCTTGTACCCAACGTTGTTATTGTTTACATGTGCATGTCAAGACCCACACTGATTTGCTAACGTTGCTTTTATTCCCTTTAGATGTTAGTAAGAGCATGTCAGCCAGGCAGAAACTGGAGGCTCAGGTGACAGAGAATAATATAGTCAAAGAGGTGAGTACACGTCTCTATCCTTTCACAATGAATGTTCAGTAAGTATGAATGAATCCCAGTACATATTCCGTTGCTGATACACTTCCTTTCCGTCTTTCAGGAGTTGGACTTGTTGGACACCCAGAACACAGTTTACAAGCTTATAGGTCCAGTTCTGGTGAAGCAAGACTTGGAGGAAGCCAAAGCCACAGTGGCAAAGAGGCTAGAATACATAAATGGGGAGATGTGAGTCTGAAAGATAATGTTTATTCATTTTAATAACTCCACAAGGTGTCTGAAATAACAACCGCTTATTGCCTAAAGTATTTAATCCAGAAGTGTAACATTTTTCTGTCTGTTTTGGGCTGTAGTCAAAGATATGAGACTCTACTAAAGGACATGGAGAAGAAGTCTGATCAGCATCGTGAGGTCCTGTCTAGTCTGCAGCAAGAGTACCAGAGGGCTCAGGGCCTGGCTGTGGGCAAGGTCTGACCAACAGATGGCATGgatgcacacacatacagggagAAAGAAAAGCACTGAATCCAGCCGCAGAGCTTTACTACTCACCCAACAATGTCGCCATAAATCCAATGACTTATTGTCCTTTGTACTTATTGTATGCAGCTGCTTGTTAGTGTGACTTCTGTTGCTGTTATTATAATAAATACATTGTTTTTCTTTTTGTGATTAAATGCTTTGTTGTCCGTCTTTTTGCTGGTCACTAGTGAAATACAGTGCAGTGTCTAGACATTATTTGGAACATATATATGTATTGGAGCTGGGGCACGGTGGGGAAGATGGCCAGAGACTGACAGAAGTGATTACTTTGTTGGTGCCCCATGAGCCAGCCAGTGTGACTGGGATGAGTGAGTGAAATATGTATTGCTATCAGGGCCATGGCCATGTGTTATATTTTTGTTGAATTTTATGCAGAAGCCGATAATGTTACTTTCCTGGCTAAATTGACAGACTGGATCATTCCAGACAACAGTGATTACACAATTCGAGTTCTGCTACGTGGTCTGGTGTCAACCAGGCTAAAATCTTGCCACAGCAACTATTCAAATTCCATGAATTACTTAATATGGCTAGTCTAGAAGTTGGGGACAAAATAAATCAAACTAATGGTGAATGATGCAAATTCACTGAATAATTATTATGCAACATATATTTACAAATTGTTTTCCCAGCCTGTTGAGGCACTAAATAATGTATGCCCATGTAATAGAAGTCTCTTTTTTAGCGTTCTACACCACTACTTTGTGCCACATGATGGCGCTACTGATCCCATTGACTCCCTAACATCCTCAGCTTCAAAGTTGCTACAATGATAAACCCAATGTTGGTTTAATAGCTATTGAGCACATACTTTTTTACAAAAGGCTACAGATTTCGGCCAATTTCAAACGTTACACTGTACTGTTGTACGTGTACTGActgccatggtagccaaaattaTCATGATGCTGCTGGACTCCATCTCCAGGTCCCTGACAGTTGTTTGTGTTGCAAAATATTCGTAAATGTTATTTAATCAGATCATAAAGTCAATTATATATTCACTTTAAGCCAGGTAACGCGTCATTCAAACATGGGGGATTCCGGGCTTGGCAAATTAAATTCTGATAATATAATCCCAACATAATTTTTTAAGTCATTTCTCCCATAACATACTTTTCCAAGTTTTTACCCCACATTGGTTTAAAGATACACATTTAGCCTTGCTCCCGTTAAATGTTTAGGAACCCCGTGGTGCTCTTGCCACGACTTGAGTTAACGAGGTGGGGAGTCGTTTGCTGGAGCGAGACATTTACTCTAATTACAGAGGCAGGCAAGCGGGACCATGCGACCAGATGTTAACCGGAAGAATCTCATTCAAACCGCACTGGTAGCATTGCGCTTGAGCAAAGGGGTGTGTCCCCGCCCACATAAAGCGTGCACCCCCGCAGCTCCGGTCCCCATTTCTATTTCAATGAAAAGTGGATAGAGCACAGCGGAGACCGCATTGTGCAGCGTCCCCCGCAATTAATGTCCAGCGGAGTAAGACCATTCCCCCTTCATTGCCCCCCTGAAGAGGATTTAACCAGCATGAATAATGGGCCTGAAAACGGCGCGTTGGTCTGCAAACCAATATTCCTCCACCAAACCTCACCCTCTGAAATGCCTCAATTTAAGACTGGCACAGCAATTGAACAAAGTAGCTATTCATAGAATGGAATAAAGTGAAGGCGTACGCTACATTAAACGTTAGGCTAAAACATGAATGTAAATCATGTCAATTAATGTACACTTTAAGGACCACTTTAGCCAAGTCATTATTGTAGAAAATTGTGAAACATTATTCTATGATAGCCCAGACACTTTCTCCCAATCCAGCCTGCGGACGAGGTCTACCAATCCTCACTGAATAATCATATCTCTGCATCCGTGGCACCGCAGCAGTATAGAATATCATTGATGTCATGGCTAAGGCTCTCAGACTAACCCATAGCCACAAGTAGGCCTAGTAACAACATGTGAAAATCATTATCATGCAAGATCCCTCGATTTGGTTCACTTTGACTGATTTCATTTATTTGACAATTTGTGAAATCCATACATAAGGCCCTTCCAGCTGGTGACGCCTCCACATACAATTTAAGAAAATCAGCAACGATAACACAATAAAGTTTAACagcttatttccattgtggtccttaTTTTCACATGGCGGTAAATCTGGCAAACCTGCACCATACGCGCCTTGGATAACATTCGCACTTACTTGCAGCAGACTGTCAAACTGCCAGTCGAGAAAATAAGAACGATGTGCCTTTTACAAGTGCAAATGTAACTTCCTCTTTAGAGATTTCCATGGGAAAGAAAAATAAAGGTGAAACTATACCACACCAAGCATCGAATTACACATTTCAAGAGATTCAAATGTGAatgaacccactgggcacacatgtcagttcaacgtctagttttgaataacatttggttgagttgtcaacaaacgtgaagacaacaaaacatgtcaccatgtcattggatttagggagacagttgggtgaaaaaaatactAAATCCCTTACTTTGATTTcctttttcaaatccaatcactTTTCCGCGTTGTTTCAACCTCAGCACATTGATCTTTTTTTCTGCTTGAAATGACGTGGaagcaacgttgattcaaccagtttttacCCGGTGGGAAGTGACTCCATGGTGAATCAAAGTTCTCAATCTTAGTCCAGTTTATGGTTATGAACACTTCCACTTCTCCAGCAAGACATATATTGCTTAGCTTTATTATGCAGGTTCAAAATGTTTCTGTGTGCTACCGTCCTTTTTTTGCAGTTAAAACTTGTTTTCAAATCAAGAAAGTATAACAAATTATGAATCAAAACACAGATGCAAATAAACAAGACTGAGATGAttttacatttgtatttatttgtaagAATATAAAAATACATTGGATCTcagttgtcaaaaatatacatattttcaAAATAAATTAGGCCCAAACATTTCACTCGAGGATATCCATGATTCTTGATCATTTTCGTGGATACTGATGATGGCTCTTAAATTGTGTGGATACTGACAAGGGTTCTTGAATTGTATGAGTAATTTCAACAATTTAATCAACAAAACAAGTTGTCTTGACAGTCATCTAAATATATATGTTATCTTTCAGTCATCTGAATATATGTTATTGTTACAGCCGTTAGATTAattagaccaaggtgcagcgtggtagacgAACATCTTACTTTTATTCAAAATGAACAccgccccccccaaaaaaatacaaaacgaCAGTAAAGTTCTGCAGGCTATAGAGCAACTaacaaaatcaagatcccacaaactcaggtggaaaacaggctgcccaAGTATGATCTCCAATCATACaaaccatacctggccaacaaagaaatagaacacatagatttgcccacccatgtcacaccctgacctaaccaaataaagaataaaaaaggctctctaaggtcagggcgtgacagttatcTTTCATTCATCTAAATATATGTTTCATTattagtttttatttattttatttcacatttatttaaccaggtgggctagttgagaacaagttctcatttgcaactgcgacctggccaagataaagcgtagcaattcgacacatacaacacagagttacacatggaataaacaaaacatacagtagaacaaaagaaagtctatgtacagtgagtgcaattgtatttttttaacctttatttaactaggcaactcagttaagaacaaattcttattttcaatgacagcctaggaacagtgggttaactgcctgttcgggggcagaacaacagatttgtaccttgtcagctcaggggtttgaatttgcaacctCTCAGTTacgagtccaacactctaaccactaggctaccctgccaaggtaagttaaggaaataaataggccatggtggcgaagtaattacaatatagcaattaaacactggaatggtagattggcagaagatgaatgtgcaggtagagatactggggtgcaaaggagctaaataaataaataataccagtatggggatgaggtaggtagatagatgggctgtttacagatgggctatgtacaggtgcagtgatctgtaagctgctctgacagctggtgcttaaagctagtgagggagatgtgagtcttcagagatttttgcaattcattccagtcattggcagcagagaactggaaggaaagacgaccaaaggaggaattggctttgggggtgaccagtgagatattattattattattatattattattatattagatatatctgctggagcgcatgctgctatggtgaccagtgagctgagataaggcggggctttacctagcagagacttgtagataacctgtagccagtggatttggagacgagtatgaagcgagggccaaccaacgagagcgtacaggtcgcaatggtgggtagtgtatggggctttggtgacaaaacggatggcactgtgatagactgcatccagtttgttgagtagaagagtgttgggggctattttatagatgacatagccgaagtcgaggattggtaggatggtcagttttacgagggtatgtttggcagcatgagtgaaggatgcttagttgcgatataggaagccgattctagatttaattttggattggagattcttaatgtgagtctggaaggagagtttacagtctaaccagacacccagctatttgtagttgtccacgtattctaagtcagagccgtccagagtagtgatgctggacgggcaggcagatgctggcagtgatcgattgaatagcatgcatttagttttatttgcgtttaagagcagttggaggccacggaatgagagttgtatggcattgaagctcatctggaggttaggtaacacagtgtccaaggaggggccagaagtatacagaatggtgtcatctgcgtagaggtggatcagagaatcacccgcagcaagagcaacatcattgatgtatacagaaaagagagtcggcccaagaattgaaccctgtggcacacccatagagactgtcagaggaccggacaacagtccctccgatttgacacactgaactctatcagagaagtagatggtaaaccaggtgaggcaatcatttgagaaaccaaggctgccgggtctgccaataagaatgattgacagagtcgaaagccttggccaggtcaatgaatacggctgcacagtaatgtctcttatcgatggcggttatgatgtcgattagaaccttgagcgtggctgaggtgcacccatgaccagctctgaaaccagattgaatAGCGGataaggtatggtgggattcgaaatggccagtaatctgtttgttaacttggctttcgaagaccttagaaagacagggtaggatagatataggtctgtagaagtttgggtctagagtgtcaccccctttgaagagggggatgacagcggcagctttccaatctttgggaatctcagacgatacgaaagagaggttgaacaggctagtaataggggttgcaacaatttcagcagatattttttagaaagagagggtccagattgtctagcccggctgatttgtaggggtccagattttgcagctctttcagaacatcagctatctggatttgggtaaaggagaaatggtgggggctttggcgggttgctgtggagggtgccaggCAGTtaaccggggtaggggtagccaagtggaaagcatggccagccgtagagaaatgcttattgaaattctcaattatagtggatttatcggtggtgacagtgtttcctagcctcagagcagtgggcagctgggatgaggtgctcttattctccacggactttacagtgtcccagatcttttttgagttagtactacaggatgcaaatttctgtttgaaaaagcttgcctgtgtatatttgtttctaacttccctgaaaagttgcatatcatggggtctattcgatgctaatgcagaacgctaCAGGaggtttttgtgctggtcaagggcagacaggtctggagtgaaccaaggactatatctattcctagttctacattttttgagaggggcatgcttatttaagatggtgaggaaggcacttttaaagaatagtcaggcatcatctactgacggggtgaggtcaatgtccttccaggataccccggccaggtcgattagaaaggcctgctcgcagaaatgtttcagggagcgtttgacagtgacgAGGGGTGGTCTTTTGgttgcagacccattacggatgcaggcaatgaggcagtgatcgctgagatcttgattgaaaacagcatttggagggcgagttagttaggatgacatctatgagggtgcccgtgtttactgatttggggttgaacctggtaggttcattgatcatttgtgtgagattgagggcatcaagcttagtttgtaggatggccggggtgttaagcatgtcccagttttggtcacctagtagcacgagctcagaagatagatggggggcaatcaattcacatatggtatcgagggcacagctgggggcagagggaggtctatagcaagcggcaacagtgagagacttgtt encodes:
- the mmgt1 gene encoding ER membrane protein complex subunit 5; the encoded protein is MKMASSFWKGVVCVGLFALAHAAFSAAQHRSYMRLTEKENETLPVDIVLQTLLAFVLTIYGIVHIAGEFKEMDASSELKNKTFDTLRNHPSFYMFNHRGRVLFRSPDQEASAVPNPQALPNPLRLRKLDHLH
- the pfdn6 gene encoding prefoldin subunit 6, translated to MAEAIQKKLQSELEKYQQMQKDVSKSMSARQKLEAQVTENNIVKEELDLLDTQNTVYKLIGPVLVKQDLEEAKATVAKRLEYINGEIQRYETLLKDMEKKSDQHREVLSSLQQEYQRAQGLAVGKV